aacttaaaaaaatctaaaaagatCTTTCATACCTCTATTAGGGAATGTGTTGATACATACATGAATtaagagataaagatgatttaatttctattaacaTCCGTTATTAGAATAATCATGTACATAATGTTATACACTcacattaaaatttcaatatttcaagTATTCTCAATAAACAACAACAATGTCCAAATAAGCATAGTTGGTGATGAGAAAATATTCCTAAACCCCAATATGGATAAATTCCTGGTTTATAACATATGCTAAAACAGGTCTATTGGGCTCAAATTGGACATGTGCCGACTGTGTGAACTTACTCAGTGATccaattatttgtaaatttggCATAGGCCTAAATAAATCCACGGAACTTTTTTAAACATTTGGAAATGGAGAGGCCCGAAGGAGTACATTGTGGAGGCCCATTAGCCCACAActcttcttttaatattttaacagaGTGCACGATGCCAAACGCTGCGTTTTACACAGCCAGCCTAGAGTTTTGTAGGACTTTAAGATAATATCAAATCACTTTGATCAAATTTTCCAACTCCATCTCTTTCTCACAGTCTCACTGCTCAAATCTGTTTGATCAAACATGGCCACCATAACGACTCTAACAAAATCTGTGACTCAGCACTGCATGAAGAAATCCAAAACCTATTGGTATAAACCTTCTCATCCATTGCTAAACTTGTTAGTTTCAGAAGAAAATTTGAACCAACTTCATCAGTACCGGAGCCGTAGAACTCTCATTCTGGAATCCGCTTCCTCTGAATCGGTCAAACTTCAGCGACTCTCCGACTCTGATTCTGGTGCTTGCTCATGTGTTTGTTTTACTTAGACTTAGAAATGTTTGTTGTTAATTTGAAGTACTTACCGTTGTGATTAACAGGAATTATTGAGGTTAGTTTAAACAGGCCTGGAGCTAGAAATGCGATTGGAACGGACCTATTGAGAGGCCTAAAGCATACATTTGAAACTATTAGTGAGGATTCTTCTGCTAATGTTGTAATGATTTCTAGTTCGGTACCTAAAGTGTTCTGTGCTGGTGCTGATTTGAAGGTAAGATATCAATTGCTCTTTTTATGTATTATCACAATTCTAATCACCGAGATTTCACgggtttatttctttattttaaatgcGATGCAAAGCGAACATAATCAACTTccttttttagaaaaaaactataaatcagAGGAAAAAAGTTTGGTCATGAATTTGTACTGGAAATTGAAGTTATAGTGATTAAATTGagaatatcattttcttctgtCAACATTCGTTGTTGAGCAGCAGCTTGGGCTCTTGGTAGAATCATGAAATAATTGGTTATTTTCTTGGTTAGTGGCTTCATAATGTGGTTGTGTTGACTGTGGTTTTCCTTGGGGACATTACTTATATAGTAGATACTAAACGGTTCTGCCTTTTATTGGTTTGTTAGGAACGCAGGGCAATGAGTGCATCTGAGATTCATTTTTTTGTCAACTCTCTGCGATCCACCTTCTCATACTTAGAGGTAATAAGACTTGATGTTTGGTCACCCTTTTACAGAAGATTTCcatgtacatatttgtgtatagAAAATGTTAAAGCCTACTACTTATGGAGAGTTGATACTTATTCTCCTTTGCCGTTAAATATTCTTTATACATTTGCTTATATCATTGCATTTTGTGGTGAATTTTATCTTACTTTTGTGCTTATATAACTTGCTTTTACTTTATACAGGCACTTCCTGTTCCTACCATTGCTGTCATTGAAGGAGCGGCATTGGGTGGGGGACTTGAAATGGCTCTAGCATGTGATCTTCGCGTCTGTGGTAGTTCTAATTTATTCATTGAGAAAGTTTCTTTTTCCTGAAAAGGATAAAATAGAATTTTTCATGGATTTTAATTTCTGGTTAATCAGGAGAAGATGCAGTATTGGGTTTGCCTGAAACAGGACTTGCTATAATTCCTGGGTATgtactaaattttgtttttaaatcaaAGTTTAAGTGACATCTCATGGTTTAcaacttgatttaattttgtttgatggtGAGGATTTAGATCAGTTCTGTCCACTTGCTTGCAAATTGTAATAACATATGATTTGTTCCGCCAAAGTAGATCAGTATTTTTGCTCAGAAGAGTGGCTTCTAATTGCGTTGTAACGGTATTAAATGGGTCGTGTGAATACTTTTCCTTTTCAAAAAGTAATGGCAGTGATAGATTACTCATACAGTCCTGGCTTTTAACAGAGCAGGTGGGACACAGCGGCTGCCTAGATTGGTTGGAAGGTCAGTAGCAAAGGATCTTATATTTACTGGTCGGAAAGTTGGTGGCAGAGATGCAATGTCTATAGGTGAGTAAGATTGCAGCAGATGCATACACAAACATATATGTATCTATTATATAGCAATCAAAGGCTTTAGTGTGCAGGTCTTGTCAATTACTGTGCTCCTGCTGGTCAAGCTCAGTTGAAGGCGCTTGAAATTGCACGGGAAATCAATCAGAAGGTATTAATCTATGTCTTTCACCATTATCTTAAAGGAAAATATATGTGCTGTGGAATCTAAATGAAATGCTGCTAAGTCTCTTGGCAGCCAAAAGTTAGGACATTTGGGAGATCTTTTGTATCATGATCGATGTGTCTGTAAGTTAGTTTATGCATGTTTGAGAGccatgaaatattttatttaagcaaACTGGTAAGAAAGGACCATAACCGTGTGTTGTATTATGTACACCAGTTTTTGTATGATTTGCAACTTGTGATTTTGCATTGTTGATTATCCCTTCGTTTCTTTTAGCATGGTG
Above is a genomic segment from Mangifera indica cultivar Alphonso chromosome 3, CATAS_Mindica_2.1, whole genome shotgun sequence containing:
- the LOC123210136 gene encoding probable enoyl-CoA hydratase 2, mitochondrial; this translates as MATITTLTKSVTQHCMKKSKTYWYKPSHPLLNLLVSEENLNQLHQYRSRRTLILESASSESVKLQRLSDSDSGIIEVSLNRPGARNAIGTDLLRGLKHTFETISEDSSANVVMISSSVPKVFCAGADLKERRAMSASEIHFFVNSLRSTFSYLEALPVPTIAVIEGAALGGGLEMALACDLRVCGEDAVLGLPETGLAIIPGAGGTQRLPRLVGRSVAKDLIFTGRKVGGRDAMSIGLVNYCAPAGQAQLKALEIAREINQKGPIAIRMAKKAISEGVEIDRASALQLEEECYLETLDTKDRLEGLAAFAEKRKPSYSGI